A genome region from Arthrobacter sp. SLBN-100 includes the following:
- a CDS encoding IclR family transcriptional regulator domain-containing protein yields the protein MERTPGDIARGYGVDNQESELAVNCVAVPMRMDQAMPVIGAASVSALAFRLPLDRLITEVPNIQAV from the coding sequence CTGGAAAGAACTCCAGGAGACATCGCACGTGGCTATGGTGTCGATAATCAGGAGAGCGAACTCGCAGTAAATTGCGTTGCGGTACCAATGCGGATGGACCAAGCCATGCCCGTAATCGGCGCCGCCAGCGTCAGCGCTTTGGCATTCCGTTTACCCCTGGACCGCTTGATAACCGAGGTCCCGAATATTCAGGCCGTGTAG
- a CDS encoding alpha/beta hydrolase fold domain-containing protein, producing the protein MITDAPFISLDHNNLNDFPPSLVILSEYDDLRPSGEAYAEQAKGDGARLETYLAKGMLHGHLNRTQVVPEVSSSLNRMAGFITSRGCMGDCRARATS; encoded by the coding sequence ATGATTACGGACGCACCCTTCATCTCACTCGACCACAACAACCTCAACGACTTCCCGCCCTCGCTGGTTATCCTGTCCGAATACGATGACCTACGCCCCTCAGGGGAAGCTTATGCAGAGCAGGCTAAAGGTGACGGCGCCCGGTTGGAGACCTACCTGGCCAAGGGAATGCTTCACGGGCACCTGAACCGGACACAAGTAGTCCCGGAAGTTAGTTCATCGCTCAACCGGATGGCTGGGTTCATCACCTCCCGAGGATGCATGGGGGATTGCAGGGCTCGGGCGACGTCCTAA
- a CDS encoding IlvD/Edd family dehydratase: protein MEPVMGELRSSQWYAGNDRNSYIHRAWMRRGVPEDSFEGKPQIAIANTASDLTPCNSHLDEVAEHVKQGIWEAGGVPLNLPVVSLGETQVRPTAMLWRNMAAMATEEMLRANPIDGVVLLGGCDKTIPALLMAASSVDIPAVVVPGGPMATGTFRGQPLGCGTDVWRLSEEVRGGEISNREFLKSESSMIRSRGHCNTMGTASTMALVAEALGMVLPGLAGTPAVDSNLLAGAHETGRLIVEMVAESRTPSALLTRESFLNSIVALAAIGGSTNAVVHLLAIAGRLGIDLTIDDFDRVGAGVPLLVNLQPSGKFLMDDLHRAGGFLPVLREVKDLLDPSALTVTGKPLVDYLDDARIWDEEVIHRRDDPLQPEAGIAILRGNLAPGGAVIKPAAASPHLLRHRGAAVVFDSIEDMHARIDDPALDVDENSVLVLRGCGPKGYPGMPEVSNMPLPKKLLEQGVRDMVRICDGRMSGTAYGTVVLHVTPEAAAGGPLGVVETGDFISLDVEERTLELEIGPEELAARLPNAATVEGYANPQRGWERLYVDHVLQADTGVDLDFLIGSSGPEVSRESH, encoded by the coding sequence ATGGAACCAGTCATGGGCGAGCTGCGCAGCTCCCAGTGGTACGCCGGTAATGACCGCAACAGCTACATACACCGCGCATGGATGCGTCGCGGTGTTCCGGAGGATTCTTTTGAGGGCAAGCCGCAAATTGCCATTGCGAACACTGCCTCGGATCTGACTCCTTGTAATTCCCATCTGGACGAAGTCGCCGAACACGTCAAGCAAGGTATCTGGGAAGCGGGCGGGGTTCCTTTGAACCTTCCCGTGGTTTCCCTGGGGGAGACACAGGTTCGGCCCACCGCAATGCTTTGGCGCAACATGGCTGCGATGGCCACGGAGGAGATGCTGCGGGCGAATCCTATTGATGGGGTGGTACTCCTGGGCGGCTGTGACAAGACCATACCGGCACTGCTGATGGCCGCATCCTCGGTCGATATTCCCGCGGTGGTTGTGCCCGGGGGGCCGATGGCAACAGGAACTTTCCGCGGCCAGCCTCTGGGTTGCGGCACTGATGTCTGGCGCCTGAGCGAAGAGGTTCGTGGCGGCGAGATTTCCAACCGGGAGTTCCTGAAGTCCGAATCATCCATGATCAGGAGCCGGGGTCACTGCAACACCATGGGTACGGCATCCACGATGGCGTTGGTCGCCGAGGCGCTGGGAATGGTCCTTCCAGGGCTTGCCGGCACACCCGCCGTGGACAGCAACCTGCTCGCCGGCGCGCACGAGACCGGCAGGCTCATCGTGGAGATGGTCGCCGAAAGCCGGACACCAAGCGCGCTTCTGACCAGGGAATCGTTCCTGAACTCCATTGTTGCCCTGGCAGCAATCGGAGGATCGACAAATGCTGTGGTCCATCTCCTGGCGATCGCCGGTCGGCTCGGGATTGACCTGACCATCGATGACTTCGACCGCGTTGGTGCTGGTGTTCCCCTGCTGGTGAACCTGCAGCCCTCGGGGAAATTCCTGATGGATGACCTTCACCGCGCCGGAGGTTTCTTGCCTGTCCTGCGCGAAGTCAAAGACCTGCTGGACCCTTCCGCGCTGACCGTGACAGGCAAACCCCTTGTGGACTACCTTGACGACGCCCGCATCTGGGACGAAGAGGTCATTCACCGCCGCGATGATCCGTTGCAGCCCGAAGCCGGGATTGCCATCCTTCGGGGGAACCTCGCCCCAGGCGGTGCCGTGATCAAACCTGCCGCGGCTTCGCCCCATCTGCTGAGGCACCGTGGAGCCGCCGTCGTTTTTGACAGCATCGAAGACATGCACGCCCGTATTGATGATCCTGCTTTGGATGTGGACGAGAATTCGGTGCTGGTGCTGCGCGGTTGCGGCCCCAAGGGCTACCCGGGCATGCCCGAGGTATCGAACATGCCCTTACCGAAGAAGCTCCTTGAACAGGGCGTGCGGGACATGGTGCGGATCTGTGACGGCCGGATGAGCGGAACCGCATACGGCACGGTGGTCCTGCACGTGACCCCCGAGGCCGCGGCGGGGGGACCGCTGGGCGTCGTTGAAACCGGAGACTTCATTAGCCTCGACGTCGAGGAAAGAACCCTCGAACTTGAGATTGGCCCGGAAGAACTGGCGGCCCGCCTTCCCAACGCAGCCACAGTCGAGGGTTATGCCAACCCGCAGCGAGGCTGGGAGCGGCTCTACGTGGACCACGTCCTTCAGGCGGATACCGGCGTGGACCTGGACTTCCTGATCGGATCTTCCGGACCGGAGGTTTCCCGTGAGTCACACTGA
- a CDS encoding SDR family NAD(P)-dependent oxidoreductase: protein MNRKAVITGGISGLGAASAARLTQDGVEVITIDVCDGADIVLDISDAEAVRQAAEDVGPIDILINSAGIVGPNKPFWEVSDEEWKRTFAVNVDGTFNLCRAFAPAMADSGWGRIVNFASMAGKDGNPNMAAYSATKAAVIGLTKTMGKDLAKRGVLVNAIAPAVVSTPMNASTDPAVLAHITSLIPMNRVGRPEEVAELVAWLASDKCSFSTGAVYDISGGRATY, encoded by the coding sequence ATGAACCGCAAAGCAGTCATCACCGGAGGCATCAGCGGCCTCGGTGCAGCATCCGCCGCCCGCCTTACCCAGGATGGCGTCGAGGTCATCACGATCGACGTCTGCGACGGTGCAGACATCGTGCTCGATATCTCCGACGCCGAAGCCGTACGCCAGGCCGCAGAAGATGTCGGCCCCATCGACATCCTCATCAACAGTGCCGGCATCGTCGGCCCGAACAAGCCGTTCTGGGAAGTCAGCGATGAGGAATGGAAACGGACCTTCGCCGTCAACGTCGACGGTACCTTCAACCTCTGCCGCGCCTTTGCCCCGGCCATGGCCGACTCCGGATGGGGACGCATCGTGAACTTCGCCAGCATGGCCGGAAAGGACGGGAACCCGAACATGGCCGCCTACTCCGCCACCAAGGCCGCCGTCATCGGACTGACCAAGACCATGGGCAAGGATCTGGCCAAGCGAGGAGTGCTGGTCAACGCCATCGCACCCGCCGTTGTTTCAACCCCCATGAACGCCTCCACGGATCCGGCCGTACTTGCACACATCACCAGCCTCATCCCAATGAACCGGGTGGGCCGCCCCGAGGAGGTAGCCGAGCTCGTAGCCTGGCTCGCATCGGACAAATGCAGCTTCTCCACCGGAGCCGTTTACGACATTTCCGGCGGCCGCGCCACCTACTGA
- a CDS encoding FAD-binding and (Fe-S)-binding domain-containing protein: MSHTDALTRPGLPEPGQVLLDELERAAPGKVRARATDRLANAHDASHYLLTPRAVVLPENAEQVAALMRGSVRHGVALTFRSGATSLSGQTSSDGVLVDTRRNFRSVEVLDEGARVRSQPGATVRQVNVRLARHKRKLGPDPASEVACTIGGVVANNSSGMACGTEANTYRTIDSAVIILPSGTIIDTAAPDADESLRRLEPELHAGLIRLRDQLRNNASHAARIRQLFAIKNTMGYGLNSFLDYGRPVDILLHLVIGSEGTLAFLAEVTFNTVPVKPHTATDLLFFPSLSAATAALPALVAAGFATIELLDATSLGVAQRDAEADDVLRAIKIEGHAALLVEFQEPDPVALAGRVSASAEVLAALPLVRPAQLSSDPARRASLWHIRKGLYATVAGNRPSGTTALLEDIAVPVANLLPTCEGLVELFEHYGYEDSVIFGHAKDGNIHFLLNERLESSGGESTLERYAAFTEDMVSLVLSNNGTLKAEHGTGRIMAPFVRRQYGDALYGVMREIKRLCDPQGVLNPGIVLNDDPEFHLAHLKTAPTVEKEVDRCVECGYCEPACPSKDITLTPRQRIVLRREIARAEENGNTALKRELEREYSYDGLDTCAADGMCQTACPVLIDTGELVKRLRAEGRGRVEQAGWKAAANNWGAAAQVGGLALSGVKFLPSALVTGASEAARAVLGSETVPRWDKDLPGGGARRRPLHVQEPKAVYLAACISTMFGPAAQGPGVSSAFLDLCARADVTVTIPEGIGNMCCGTPWKSKGMTDGYALMRQKVQSAVWEASGQGALPVVCDASSCTEGLESLLEVIGEDKRLRIVDAVAFVDEQVLPFLPQGKRIGSLALHPTCSSTRMGINAALSRVAAAVAEEVVIPDNWGCCAFAGDRGMLHPELTASATAAEAAAVAERDFDAYASVNRTCELGMTRATGHEYQHVLELLAAVTSPTNQTPALPERPETLDIIT, translated from the coding sequence GTGAGTCACACTGATGCCCTGACGCGGCCCGGTTTGCCCGAGCCAGGCCAGGTGCTCCTTGATGAACTTGAACGCGCCGCCCCGGGAAAGGTACGGGCCCGTGCAACCGACCGGCTGGCAAATGCACACGACGCTTCCCACTACCTCCTGACCCCTCGCGCCGTGGTCCTCCCGGAGAACGCGGAGCAGGTGGCTGCCCTCATGCGGGGCTCGGTCCGCCACGGCGTTGCCCTTACCTTCCGCTCCGGCGCCACCAGCCTCAGCGGCCAGACCTCCTCAGATGGTGTCCTAGTCGACACGCGCCGAAACTTCCGCTCCGTTGAGGTCCTGGACGAGGGAGCACGGGTCCGCAGCCAGCCCGGAGCCACCGTACGGCAAGTCAACGTCCGCCTCGCCCGCCACAAACGCAAGCTGGGACCGGATCCCGCCAGCGAGGTTGCCTGCACGATCGGCGGCGTGGTTGCCAATAATTCCAGCGGAATGGCGTGCGGCACGGAGGCCAACACCTACCGCACCATCGACTCAGCCGTGATTATCCTGCCCAGCGGAACCATCATCGACACGGCCGCCCCTGACGCGGACGAGTCGCTCAGGAGGCTGGAACCGGAACTGCACGCCGGCCTTATCCGCCTGCGCGACCAGCTCCGGAACAATGCTTCCCACGCCGCGCGGATCCGGCAGCTGTTCGCGATCAAGAACACCATGGGCTACGGACTGAACTCGTTTTTGGACTATGGGCGGCCCGTGGACATCCTCCTGCACCTGGTCATCGGGAGCGAGGGCACTCTGGCATTCCTGGCCGAAGTCACCTTCAACACAGTCCCGGTGAAACCACACACAGCAACCGACCTCCTCTTCTTTCCAAGCCTGTCAGCTGCCACCGCAGCCCTGCCCGCACTTGTCGCGGCCGGCTTCGCCACCATCGAACTGCTCGATGCGACGTCCCTGGGCGTTGCCCAGCGCGACGCGGAAGCGGACGATGTGCTCCGGGCCATCAAGATCGAGGGGCACGCGGCCTTGCTTGTGGAGTTTCAGGAGCCGGATCCGGTTGCGCTGGCGGGCCGCGTCAGTGCCAGTGCCGAGGTCCTGGCTGCACTTCCCCTGGTCCGGCCGGCACAACTGTCCTCGGACCCCGCCCGCCGGGCATCACTGTGGCATATCCGTAAAGGCCTCTACGCAACGGTGGCCGGAAACCGGCCCAGCGGCACCACCGCGCTGTTGGAGGATATCGCCGTCCCTGTCGCGAACCTCCTTCCCACCTGCGAGGGACTGGTCGAACTCTTTGAGCATTACGGCTACGAAGACAGCGTCATTTTCGGGCACGCCAAGGATGGCAACATTCATTTCCTGCTCAACGAACGCCTCGAATCCTCAGGAGGCGAATCAACCCTCGAACGCTATGCCGCCTTCACCGAAGACATGGTGTCTCTCGTCCTGTCCAACAACGGCACTCTCAAAGCCGAACATGGAACCGGGCGCATCATGGCCCCGTTCGTCCGCCGCCAGTACGGCGACGCCCTTTACGGGGTCATGCGCGAAATCAAGCGGCTATGCGACCCGCAGGGCGTACTGAACCCGGGCATCGTGCTTAACGACGATCCTGAGTTCCACCTTGCTCACCTCAAGACCGCCCCGACGGTCGAGAAGGAAGTCGACCGCTGCGTCGAGTGCGGATACTGCGAGCCCGCCTGCCCCAGCAAGGACATCACGCTCACCCCGCGCCAGCGGATTGTCCTCAGGCGTGAAATCGCCCGCGCTGAGGAGAACGGCAACACCGCGCTGAAGAGGGAACTCGAAAGGGAATACAGCTACGACGGTCTGGACACCTGCGCGGCCGACGGCATGTGCCAGACCGCCTGCCCGGTTCTGATTGACACAGGAGAGCTTGTCAAACGCCTGCGGGCCGAAGGACGCGGCCGCGTCGAACAAGCCGGATGGAAGGCGGCAGCCAACAATTGGGGCGCGGCGGCGCAGGTAGGAGGACTTGCACTCTCCGGCGTCAAGTTCCTCCCCTCTGCGCTGGTGACCGGCGCCTCCGAAGCCGCCCGGGCAGTGCTCGGCAGCGAAACGGTGCCGCGCTGGGACAAGGACCTGCCCGGAGGAGGCGCCCGGCGTCGGCCCCTGCACGTCCAGGAACCGAAGGCCGTATATCTGGCCGCCTGCATCAGCACCATGTTCGGCCCGGCCGCTCAGGGGCCCGGCGTCTCGAGTGCCTTCCTGGATCTGTGCGCACGGGCTGACGTAACCGTCACCATCCCTGAGGGGATAGGAAATATGTGTTGCGGCACCCCTTGGAAATCAAAAGGAATGACAGACGGCTACGCTCTCATGCGCCAGAAGGTCCAGTCCGCGGTCTGGGAAGCAAGTGGCCAGGGTGCGTTGCCGGTGGTTTGCGATGCTTCTTCCTGCACAGAGGGCCTGGAGAGCCTGCTTGAAGTCATCGGAGAAGACAAGCGCCTACGCATCGTTGACGCCGTGGCATTTGTTGACGAACAGGTGCTTCCCTTCCTGCCACAGGGCAAACGCATCGGCAGCCTCGCCCTACACCCAACATGCTCATCAACACGAATGGGCATCAACGCCGCCCTCAGCAGAGTTGCTGCCGCAGTGGCTGAAGAAGTCGTCATCCCCGACAACTGGGGATGCTGCGCCTTCGCCGGCGACCGCGGCATGCTCCACCCGGAGCTCACGGCGTCGGCGACCGCTGCTGAAGCGGCAGCAGTCGCTGAACGCGATTTCGATGCCTACGCATCAGTAAACCGAACCTGTGAGCTGGGCATGACCCGGGCCACAGGGCATGAATACCAGCACGTACTCGAACTGCTGGCGGCAGTGACCTCACCCACCAACCAGACCCCGGCCCTTCCGGAGCGTCCCGAGACATTGGACATCATTACATGA